The following proteins are co-located in the Pseudomonas antarctica genome:
- a CDS encoding helix-turn-helix domain-containing protein: MHKENPQRASVLQHVSQNVRRLRHAADLSQTALSEKSGVSRRMLVAIEAGEKNVSLSTLDRVAEALDVAFSDLIQAPDAGDHSRINELAWAGDIPGSKAVLLAKATARREVELWEMRLEPGDRYNPEPDPEGWSVQLFVFEGRLTLILDGEEQHVAAGEFYMFASRQAHGYRNDGEVAVRFVRNVVI; encoded by the coding sequence GTGCACAAAGAAAATCCACAACGGGCCTCGGTCCTGCAACACGTCAGCCAGAACGTTCGTCGTCTGCGGCATGCTGCCGACTTGAGCCAAACCGCGCTATCGGAGAAGTCCGGGGTCAGCCGACGCATGCTGGTGGCTATCGAGGCGGGCGAGAAAAACGTCAGCCTGTCCACTCTGGACCGTGTGGCCGAAGCGTTGGACGTGGCCTTCAGCGACCTGATCCAGGCCCCGGATGCGGGTGACCACAGCCGCATCAACGAGCTGGCCTGGGCCGGCGATATTCCCGGCAGTAAAGCCGTATTGCTGGCCAAAGCCACCGCGCGCCGCGAAGTGGAATTGTGGGAGATGCGCCTGGAACCAGGTGATCGTTACAACCCCGAGCCAGACCCGGAAGGCTGGAGCGTGCAGCTGTTCGTCTTCGAAGGCCGCCTGACGCTGATTCTGGATGGCGAAGAACAGCACGTCGCCGCCGGCGAGTTCTACATGTTCGCCAGCCGTCAGGCCCACGGTTATCGCAATGACGGTGAGGTGGCCGTGCGCTTTGTGCGCAACGTGGTGATCTAA